The following proteins come from a genomic window of Daphnia carinata strain CSIRO-1 chromosome 6, CSIRO_AGI_Dcar_HiC_V3, whole genome shotgun sequence:
- the LOC130690549 gene encoding casein kinase II subunit alpha isoform X1 has protein sequence MQLLLLEELGASAALGTRRYSCSLFSARRISFPLPLVVVVDIVIHATVSRCTSWLASRAIKFSPPPNNSRLISNTFHLAGAFKQGRCEPSSSTFFTMPLASQARVYADVNLHRAREYWDYESHVIEWGEQDDYQLVRKLGRGKYSEVFEAINVVTNEKCVVKILKPVKKKKIKREIKILENLRGGTNIITLQAVVKDPVSRTPALIFEHVNNTDFKLLYQTLTDYDIRFYLYELLKALDYCHSMGIMHRDVKPHNVMIDHENRKLRLIDWGLAEFYHPGQEYNVRVASRYFKGPELLVDYQMYDYSLDMWSLGCMLASMIFRKEPFFHGHDNYDQLVRIAKVLGTEELFEYLDKYQIELDPRFNDILGRHSRKRWERFVHSENQHLVSPEALDFLDKLLRYDHQERLTAREAMDHPYFYPIVKEQNRLASLSTSPTLLPPGTSVGGGASGLAGPSGGGPSQ, from the exons ATGCAACTTCTCTTACTGGAGGAGCTGGGAGCGTCCGCTGCGTTGGGAACAAGAAGGTATTCTTGTTCGCTATTTTCCGCCCGTCGAATAAGTTTCCCTTTGCCGTTGGTTGTGGTCGTTGACATTGTAATCCACGCAACGGTTTCTCGATGTACATCTTGGTTAGCCAGCCGAGCCATTAAATTTAGTCCACCGCCAAACAACAGCCGACTTATTTCAAACACCTTCCATCTTGCAG GTGCCTTTAAGCAGGGAAGGTGTGAACCAAGCAGCTCTACTTTTTTCACCATGCCTTTAGCCAGTCAAGCTAGAGTTTATGCAGATGTGAATTTGCATAGAGCAAGAGAATATTGGGACTATGAATCCCATGTCATTGAATGGGG GGAACAAGATGATTATCAACTTGTGAGAAAATTAGGAAGAGGAAAATATAGTGAAGTCTTTGAAGCCATCAATGTTGTTACCAACGAAAAATGTGTTGTCAAAATCCTTAAG CCtgtcaaaaagaagaaaattaaacgcGAAATTAAAATCTTGGAAAATTTACGTGGTGGAACCAACATTATCACACTTCAAGCAGTGGTTAAAGACCCCGTGTCGCGAACTCCGGCGTTGATCTTCGAACATGTCAACAACACGGATTTCAAGTTACTCTACCAGACATTAACGGATTATGACATTCGGTTCTATCTTTACGAGTTGTTAAAAGCTCTGGATTACTGCCACAGTATGGGCATTATGCATCGGGACGTCAAACCTCACAACGTTATGATTGACCACGAAAATCGTAAGCTTCGGCTCATCGATTGGGGTCTGGCAGAGTTTTATCATCCCGGTCAAGAATACAACGTCCGAGTTGCTTCAAGATATTTCAAAG GACCAGAATTGTTGGTGGACTATCAAATGTACGATTATTCCCTTGACATGTGGTCACTTGGCTGCATGTTGGCTTCAATGATATTTCGCAAGGAGCCATTCTTCCACGGTCATGATAACTACGACCAGTTGGTCCGCATCGCCAAAGTTCTGGGTACAGAAGAACTTTTTGAGTATCTTGACAAGTATCAGATTGAACTAGATCCACGGTTCAATGATATCCTCGGCAG gcaTTCACGCAAAAGGTGGGAACGCTTCGTACACAGTGAAAATCAGCACTTGGTTTCCCCTGAAGCCTTGGACTTTTTGGACAAACTTTTACGGTATGATCACCAGGAGAGGCTCACGGCTCGTGAAGCCATGGATCACCCTTACTTTT ACCCCATTGTGAAAGAACAGAATCGATTGGCCAGTTTGTCAACCTCTCCGACACTCTTACCACCTGGAACGTCGGTAGGAGGCG GTGCAAGTGGATTAGCTGGACCAAGCGGAGGTGGACCTTCACAGTAG
- the LOC130690549 gene encoding casein kinase II subunit alpha isoform X2, giving the protein MPLASQARVYADVNLHRAREYWDYESHVIEWGEQDDYQLVRKLGRGKYSEVFEAINVVTNEKCVVKILKPVKKKKIKREIKILENLRGGTNIITLQAVVKDPVSRTPALIFEHVNNTDFKLLYQTLTDYDIRFYLYELLKALDYCHSMGIMHRDVKPHNVMIDHENRKLRLIDWGLAEFYHPGQEYNVRVASRYFKGPELLVDYQMYDYSLDMWSLGCMLASMIFRKEPFFHGHDNYDQLVRIAKVLGTEELFEYLDKYQIELDPRFNDILGRHSRKRWERFVHSENQHLVSPEALDFLDKLLRYDHQERLTAREAMDHPYFYPIVKEQNRLASLSTSPTLLPPGTSVGGGASGLAGPSGGGPSQ; this is encoded by the exons ATGCCTTTAGCCAGTCAAGCTAGAGTTTATGCAGATGTGAATTTGCATAGAGCAAGAGAATATTGGGACTATGAATCCCATGTCATTGAATGGGG GGAACAAGATGATTATCAACTTGTGAGAAAATTAGGAAGAGGAAAATATAGTGAAGTCTTTGAAGCCATCAATGTTGTTACCAACGAAAAATGTGTTGTCAAAATCCTTAAG CCtgtcaaaaagaagaaaattaaacgcGAAATTAAAATCTTGGAAAATTTACGTGGTGGAACCAACATTATCACACTTCAAGCAGTGGTTAAAGACCCCGTGTCGCGAACTCCGGCGTTGATCTTCGAACATGTCAACAACACGGATTTCAAGTTACTCTACCAGACATTAACGGATTATGACATTCGGTTCTATCTTTACGAGTTGTTAAAAGCTCTGGATTACTGCCACAGTATGGGCATTATGCATCGGGACGTCAAACCTCACAACGTTATGATTGACCACGAAAATCGTAAGCTTCGGCTCATCGATTGGGGTCTGGCAGAGTTTTATCATCCCGGTCAAGAATACAACGTCCGAGTTGCTTCAAGATATTTCAAAG GACCAGAATTGTTGGTGGACTATCAAATGTACGATTATTCCCTTGACATGTGGTCACTTGGCTGCATGTTGGCTTCAATGATATTTCGCAAGGAGCCATTCTTCCACGGTCATGATAACTACGACCAGTTGGTCCGCATCGCCAAAGTTCTGGGTACAGAAGAACTTTTTGAGTATCTTGACAAGTATCAGATTGAACTAGATCCACGGTTCAATGATATCCTCGGCAG gcaTTCACGCAAAAGGTGGGAACGCTTCGTACACAGTGAAAATCAGCACTTGGTTTCCCCTGAAGCCTTGGACTTTTTGGACAAACTTTTACGGTATGATCACCAGGAGAGGCTCACGGCTCGTGAAGCCATGGATCACCCTTACTTTT ACCCCATTGTGAAAGAACAGAATCGATTGGCCAGTTTGTCAACCTCTCCGACACTCTTACCACCTGGAACGTCGGTAGGAGGCG GTGCAAGTGGATTAGCTGGACCAAGCGGAGGTGGACCTTCACAGTAG
- the LOC130690554 gene encoding uncharacterized protein LOC130690554, with the protein MKHICTIHAQRLVDLKCSQIHLTGSITGKEACHLLISHRNQLLCNPLQQHQQKICVLYYPEQTYGDHNLFQDLAQFGLISSSSKIFTQTATIEDIRQGIAFTLSARLITDWNPVGKWLIHKNQRNFLDMDDESDTFQAVKFEIRLTDGRDSVEVWAHGGELKLYPITPHDLVLKSDELIHFKENPNAVIYFQTNPHHRFFYLPKIRVGTLMSISRQLPDFSPFKDYAELCSYWKQQYGYVLPETSTGIVYFNVAFTNTASPCIIYTYPSCCVFLEPPLPLETSRKMSLSVVRQFWSYLEPILSCFPGQTTPNPWLIDSFSRIPLQEQFAEDLEKEIKNKALLRSEKQIHGISKYFRQPSIDRFMWKEKKKQNQEKKSKLQKTSGTQRAKNTTITQYFSAQNPNVKIRRTANKVTFNPV; encoded by the exons ATGAAGCACATTTGCACAATTCATGCTCAACGTTTGGTCGATTTGAAGTGTTCTCAGATCCATTTGACTGGTTCGATTACAGGAAAAGAAGCTTGCCACTTATTGATTTCTCATCGAAATCAATTACTTTGTAATCCCCTTCAGCagcatcaacaaaaaatatgcGTTCTCTATTATCCGGAACAAACGTATGGCGATCATAACCTTTTCCAAGATCTAGCTCAGTTTGGTTTGATATCTTCGTCATCCAAAATATTTACACAAACAGCTACCATAGAAGATATACGTCAAGGTATCGCTTTTACTCTTTCTGCTCGCCTCATTACTGACTGGAATCCGGTTGGAAAATGGCTGATACACAAAAATCAGCGGAATTTCCTAGACATGGATGACGAAAGTGACACCTTTCAAGCAGTCAAATTTGAAATCCGATTAACAG ATGGTCGTGATAGCGTGGAAGTTTGGGCCCATGGCGGAGAACTCAAACTGTATCCGATTACTCCCCACGATTTAGTTCTGAAGTCCGATGAACTTATCCATTTCAAGGAAAATCCCAACGCTGTGATTTATTTTCAGACCAACCCTCATCACcgatttttctatttgccAAA AATAAGAGTCGGTACCCTAATGTCTATATCACGCCAACTGCCTGATTTCTCACCCTTTAAGGATTATGCAGAACTCTGTAGTTATTGGAAGCAGCAG TATGGGTATGTGTTGCCGGAAACCTCTACAGGAATTGTTTACTTTAATGTGGCATTCACAAACACAGCATCGCCTTGTATCATCTATACGTACCCTTcatgttgtgtttttcttgAGCCACCGTTACCACTTGAAACATCCAGAAAAATGTCTCTATCCGTGGTCCGGCAATTCTGGAGCTACTTGGAACCGATCCTCTCATGCTTTCCTGGACAAACGACACCCAATCCCTGGCTGATCGATTCATTTTCCAGAATCCCGTTACAAGAACAATTCGCAGAAGATcttgaaaaggaaataaaaaataaagctctTTTGCGGTCCGAAAAACAGATCCATGGCATTTCGAAATACTTTCGGCAGCCTTCGATTGATCGTTTtatgtggaaagaaaaaaaaaaacaaaatcaagagaaaaaatcCAAGTTACAAAAAACGTCGGGTACTCAACGAGCCAAAAATACTACCATTACACAATACTTTTCCGCGCAAAACCCTAACGTGAAGATCCGCAGAACGGCCAACAAAGTTACATTTAAT CCTGTTTAG